The following nucleotide sequence is from Alkalihalobacillus sp. LMS39.
GCTTCATTATGAGCGTGAACATTGGTTGTCCTTTATCGGTGAGCAACTACAAGCGGTACCCGTTTATGTTGCATCAGAACAAAAGGATGACCGTCATCTCCAGCAATTGTTTCAGCAAATTGGGGTAGAGCCTTTGCAGTTGGAACCGTTAGAATCTTTATTTGCTCATGAAGGAATTGTCGTTTCCATTGGGCATGAAATGACCGAATATGAATTTCCACATTTAGTGCTCGATACTGTCCCTGATGAGCATCCGGATATATTTCAATTTTATCTTTCGTTACTAAAATTAAAAGGAGAGACAATCCATGATGAAAATTAGTGTTGTCATACCAGCTTATAACGAAGCGGATATCATTGAAGAGACTTTACTGACATTAAGAAAACAAACGTGGGTTCATGAAATTATTACTGTAAACGATGGAAGTACGGATGCGACTGGAGAATATTGTGCGAAATTAAGCGATATCGCCATTCAACGAGAAGAAAACAAAGGAAAAGGGGAGGCATTACAAACAGGCTGGGAGCATGCAAGTGGTGACATCATTGTTTGTTTAGATGCGGATTTAGGTGAATCAGTAAAAGAGGCACAACCGTTAATCGAACCATTTGAATCGGATTTTATTGATGTCGTCATAGGACGATTACCACAACAAAAGGTGAGCGGATTAGGATTTGTAAAAGAACGAGCAAAACGACTGATTTATAAAAGGACAGGCCATTGGATTAGTGCACCACTTTCTGGTCAGCGTGCTTTTCGGAAAAAGTGGCTAGATACGTTAATGAAAAATCATTATCAAGGATACGGAGTGGAAACAGCGATGCTTCTTGATTTACTAGAAGCGGGTGCAACCGTTATTGAAGTCGATACATTTATTACTCATCGCGCAACTGGAAAAAATATCGCTGGATTTCTTCATCGTGGAAAGCAGTGGTTGGAGTTAGAAAAGTCGGTATGGAGAGGATTAGAATGACAGGCGCGCTAATTTTATTATTGCCGATAATTGCGTATGCAAGTGCCATTCTTTTTTTACAATGTGGTTGGTTTACTTTTAATTATGAACATAAGAAAATTCCGTATAGTTTAGGGGTACTAGTCGTTTTTTGTTTGCTTGGCTTTCTCCTTGCTTTTCAAAGGGAAACAACCGTCCTAACCACGATGAGTGTTATTTATATTATCGGAGTATGGTTTATCGGACTCATTGATGATATATTTGGTGCGAAAAAAACAAAAGGATTAAAAGGACATTTTCTTCATTTTATCCGACATGGGAAAATAAGCACAGGTTTACTCAAAGTGGGGGGAACGGTGGGTTTAGCCTTTGCTTATTTGCTTACATTGCAACCACAAAGTCTAGAGGAATGGGTAAGGACAGGGATTATTCTTATTCTTACGCCGCATATTATGAATTTATTTGATACAAGACCGCTTCGCGTGTGGAAAATTTCCTTCGTGTATAGTTTGTTTTTTGTCAGTGTCTTTGCGGCGATGCCATTTACTTTTTATTTGTATTTATTAACTTACTTTTTCGTCCATTATGTGCTCGAAGGTCATAAAGTTGCGATGTTAGGGGATAATGGAGCAACTGCACTCGGAGCAATTCTAGCTGTATTAACAGCTTCGTATGCACCAATTCAATATCAATGGTATGTGATTTTATTATTTTGTACATTAACGCTGTTAGCGGAAAAAGTATCTTTTTCACGCTGGATTGAACAATCCCCGATCCTCCGAAGGATTGATAGTTGGGGTGTTTACTCGTCAAAATAATGAAATCTTGCACTTGTGCGTGGCGCATCGGTTGAATGGATGTTCTATCGGACATTTGTTCCGTTACATTAGAATAATAGGTGTTTTGCGCTCTCACTTTGGTCAAATAACGGAACAGATGTCCGTAAAAAATGAAAACAGCTTGATTTTCTTGAAATAACGGAACGTATGTCCGTAACATGATTGAGTGGCTGTGTAAACAAAAAAGAAACCCCACTTCGAAGTGGGGTTTCTTTTTTGTTTATATAACACCTTGTGCAAGCATAGCATCGGCTACTTTGACAAAGCCCGCGATGTTAGCTCCTACAACAAGATTATTAGGGGCGTTGTATTCGTTTGCTGCAGTGACGCATTCTTTATAGATTGTTTTCATAATTTCTTCTAATTTTTGATCGACTTCTTCAAATGTCCATGAAAGTCTTGCGCTATTTTGCGCCATTTCGAGTGCGGATACGGAAACTCCTCCTGCATTGGCTGCTTTGGCAGGTCCGAACAAAATATTATTTTGTTGGAACACATCAATCGCTTCTAGGGTAGAAGGCATATTTGCTCCTTCTCCAACGGCTTTCACCCCATTGGCAACAAGGATTTTTGCTGAAATTTCATCAATTTCGTTTTGAGTCGCACAAGGAAGAGCGATGTCACATGGAATCGACCAAATTCCTTGACAGCCTTCGAAAAATTCTGCGCTTGGCTTTCGGTTTGCATATTCTGAGATTCGTTCGTTTTCAACTTCTTTAAGTTGTTTGACTAAAGAAAGGTCAATTCCGTCTTTATCATAAATATAACCACTAGAGTCACTACAAGCAACAACGGTTGCTCCTAATTGTGTCGCTTTCTCAATTGCATAGATAGATACATTGCCAGAACCTGAAACAACGACAGTTTTTCCAGAGAAGGTTAAGTCTTGATCTTTCAACATCTCGTTAACGAAATAAACGGTACCATAACCGGTCGCTTCTTTTCGAGCCAAGCTCCCGCCATAGCCGATTCCTTTACCTGTTAATACACCCGCTTCAAAGCCACCACGAATTTTTTTATATTGACCAAATAAATAGCCAATTTCTTTAGCACCAACACCGATATCACCAGCAGGAACATCAACATCAGGACCAATATATTTGCTAAGCTCACTCATGAAACTTTGGGTGAAACGCATAATTTCTCCGTCTGATTTTCCTTTTGGATCAAAATCTGAACCGCCTTTACCGCCACCAATCGGTTGTCCTGTTAAAGCATTTTTAAAGATTTGCTCAAATCCTAAAAACTTAATAATACTTGCATTTACAGAAGGGTGAAAACGTAAACCACCTTTATACGGTCCTATTGCGCTATTGTATTGGACGCGAAAACCTCGGTTTACTTTTACTTGACCTGAATCATCCACCCACGGTACTCGAAATGAAATCATACGTTCAGGTTCAACAATTCTTTCAAGGACCCCTTGTTTCATGTACGTAGGGTTTTTTTCAATGACCGGTATGAGTGAATGGAGAACCTCTTTTACTGCCTGATGAAATTCTGGCTCATTCGGATTTCTTTTTTGTACCTCCTCGAAAATAAATTGTACGTATTGATTTGCTCCTATTTCTTGCTGATTCTCTTTTTTTATATCTAGCGTTGGCATAGTTTCCTCCTTGAATGTATTTTTATGAATAATCTATGAATATTCTTAAAATTGTTTAAATAATTTGTTATTTTGTATTTTATAGTTTACAGCTAATCTACAACAATACAAAAAATAGATTAAACTAATGCCGAAATGATATTAACGAGACAGAACAAGGTGTTTAATTAAAAAAAGAGAATGTTACTTTTTTGTGTCCTTTTAAAAAAAATGAAAAAAATGGGGAGCTCCCCCATTTTAATGTCTTAATTTTGGATTGTACTTTTTATTAACAGCTGCGATTTTTTTCTCTAATAAGATTTCGGAAAGCTCAGGTTTCACATATTCCTCGTATAATACTTTCCTTTGCCAATTTTTCCATTCTTTTGTTTCTTTTTCTGTCATATTGAATATACTCCTTTCGGTTTTAGAGCAAAGTATTATGAATATTCTGTATTTTGTTTATAAGTTGATGTATGACCGAAACTATGAAAGACACATCGTAGTAGAAATTGCAAAAACAATGATTTAGCTGTATTTTATAATTAGTGATCAATCTAATCAATACAAATAAAAGATAATATTAATATCAAAATTAGATAA
It contains:
- the gdhA gene encoding NADP-specific glutamate dehydrogenase; translated protein: MPTLDIKKENQQEIGANQYVQFIFEEVQKRNPNEPEFHQAVKEVLHSLIPVIEKNPTYMKQGVLERIVEPERMISFRVPWVDDSGQVKVNRGFRVQYNSAIGPYKGGLRFHPSVNASIIKFLGFEQIFKNALTGQPIGGGKGGSDFDPKGKSDGEIMRFTQSFMSELSKYIGPDVDVPAGDIGVGAKEIGYLFGQYKKIRGGFEAGVLTGKGIGYGGSLARKEATGYGTVYFVNEMLKDQDLTFSGKTVVVSGSGNVSIYAIEKATQLGATVVACSDSSGYIYDKDGIDLSLVKQLKEVENERISEYANRKPSAEFFEGCQGIWSIPCDIALPCATQNEIDEISAKILVANGVKAVGEGANMPSTLEAIDVFQQNNILFGPAKAANAGGVSVSALEMAQNSARLSWTFEEVDQKLEEIMKTIYKECVTAANEYNAPNNLVVGANIAGFVKVADAMLAQGVI
- a CDS encoding glycosyltransferase family 2 protein, translated to MMKISVVIPAYNEADIIEETLLTLRKQTWVHEIITVNDGSTDATGEYCAKLSDIAIQREENKGKGEALQTGWEHASGDIIVCLDADLGESVKEAQPLIEPFESDFIDVVIGRLPQQKVSGLGFVKERAKRLIYKRTGHWISAPLSGQRAFRKKWLDTLMKNHYQGYGVETAMLLDLLEAGATVIEVDTFITHRATGKNIAGFLHRGKQWLELEKSVWRGLE